One window of the Dreissena polymorpha isolate Duluth1 chromosome 5, UMN_Dpol_1.0, whole genome shotgun sequence genome contains the following:
- the LOC127881147 gene encoding zinc finger protein 862-like isoform X2 has translation MSFLRFYDGAKPGKKGKLTDDKKKEKAKEYESRRVERSFQSKWKNERDWLEYDEETKTMFCTCCRANSQFRSVSVKGNTFVEGSCNFRHSAIVDHEKSTPHEKALRMSKTTPLTPSELKTTEAGNALKMLQAAERNKLCYLFRNVHAIAKNNRPISDYKWLCELDIAKQIEIGSTYINDHAAVNFIHHIAKVELSHTEKQCKAVPFLSFLMDGTTDISGSEQETLYLRYSKTGNVTERFLNTSSPKSTTSADLYDHVIDVLKQTNIDKDKLVGMGTDGASNMTGSRTGLSTLMKQRINSELVNVHCLSHRLELAFRDAIKKNKQYEKLMTFLIGVHYFYKKSHKQKTGLLTAISTIGKGVLPPKVTGTRWLPHLFRSVTALLKTFQALEIHLATASHGNPKAEGCTGPSDEAFPQAPKI, from the exons ATGTCGTTTTTACGCTTTTATGATGGCGCAAAGCCAGGTAAGAAAGGTAAGCTAACCGACgataagaaaaaagaaaaagcgAAAGAGTACGAGTCTCGAAGGGTGGAAAGATCTTTCCAATCAAAATGGAAAAATGAAAGAGACTGGCTTGAATACGACGAAGAAACGAAAACAATGTTTTGCACTTGCTGTAGGGCAAATTCACAATTCAGGTCAGTGTCTGTGAAAGGGAATACTTTCGTAGAAGGCAGCTGTAATTTTCGGCATTCGGCAATCGTTGATCATGAAAAGTCAACACCCCATGAGAAAGCTCTACGCATGTCAAAAACAACGCCATTGACGCCTTCAGAATTGAAAACTACCGAAGCTGGAAATGCCTTGAAAATGTTGCAGGCGGCAGAGCGTAACAAACTGTGTTACCTGTTTAGAAACGTTCATGCCATAGCAAAGAACAACAGACCAATTTCCGATTATAAGTGGTTATGTGAATTAGATATTGCTAAACAAATTGAAATTGGATCAACATATATAAACGATCATGCAGCAGTGAATTTTATCCATCACATTGCTAAGGTTGAACTCTCTCACACAGAAAAACAATGTAAAGCTGTTCCTTTTCTGTCTTTTCTGATGGACGGAACTACAGACATCTCGGGATCTGAGCAAGAAACATTGTATTTACGGTATTCCAAAACTGGCAATGTAACCGAGAGGTTTCTGAATACAAGTTCCCCGAAATCAACAACATCTGCAGACCTGTATGACCACGTAATTGATGTgctcaaacaaacaaatattgacaaag ACAAACTTGTGGGCATGGGTACTGATGGTGCTTCCAACATGACGGGTTCTCGTACAGGATTATCAACTTTGATGAAACAAAGAATAAATTCTGAACTAGTCAATGTTCATTGCTTATCGCATAGACTGGAATTAGCCTTCAGAGATGCCATTAAGAAAAACAAGCAGTATGAAAAGCTTATGACATTTCTCATTGGCGTACATTATTTCTACAAGAAAAGTCACAAACAAAAAACTGGCCTTCTCACAGCTATCTCCACTATCGGCAAGGGAGTGCTTCCACCTAAAGTTACAGGAACCAGGTGGCTACCTCACCTCTTCAGATCAGTTACAGCGCTTCTCAAGACTTTTCAGGCATTAGAAATCCACCTTGCGACTGCCAGTCATGGAAATCCTAAAGCAGAAG GATGCACTGGACCCAGCGATGAGGCTTTCCCTCAAGCTCCAAAGATCTGA
- the LOC127881150 gene encoding uncharacterized protein LOC127881150 produces MGETVLLDLMTVKLLSPSIDAFNPESAIDSWLAEPSGGRRTSYTRSRKRKHDPETTDISAPSTSSSAVICLESDSTHSDSEEDAEVPVPSVVQITNFEKEIDKLCDNDEEDMEIEEDCEDFQDEMTNTEKLLSY; encoded by the exons ATGGGGGAAACTGTTCTACTGGACCTGATGACCGTCAAGCTGTTGTCACCCAGCATAGATGCCTTCAATCCAGAATCTGCTATAGATTCATGGCTG GCTGAGCCTTCTGGTGGAAGACGGACATCTTACACACGCAGTCGCAAGCGTAAGCATGACCCAGAAACCACAGACATTTCTGCCCCATCAACTTCTTCAAGTGCAGTGATATGCCTGGAATCAGACTCCACTCACTCCGACTCAGAGGAAGATGCTGAAGTGCCTGTGCCCAGTGTGGTACAAATCACTAACTTCGAAAAGGAGATTGACAAACTGTGTGACAATGATGAAGAAGATATGGAAATCGAAGAAGATTGCGAAGACTTTCAAGACGAGATGACAAACACTGAAAAACTGCTGTCTTATTAG
- the LOC127881148 gene encoding uncharacterized protein LOC127881148: MPTVNDAPPQPVMPTNKGAPPQPVMPTFNVAPPQPVMPTVNDAPPQPVMPTYKGAPPQPVMPTFNVAPPQPVMPTNNTAPPQPVIPTYNGAPPQPVMPTYNVARPQPLMPTYNDAPPQSPVMMVTRNTSSSPLQTESYNYEGPLPPLAVPVHFALDMLNEMEEQVGYEDIEASNGNPEQGVSHPCSCCRKVDSLQVTVQELQLQVKSLERLVERSQSTAPRVQTPTRPIPVRQHLQAIQDGNLSTEEKIKAAIQHEPREAKALQRAMRAIFSPQQLVSCSMKGAFTCRHGAPRPGLPHEDTAIIIEQVSQKYGTSIPEVEKKFRSALHRLSGAYKGTQTVFKC; this comes from the exons ATGCCAACCGTCAACGATGCCCCACCTCAGCCTGTAATGCCAACCAACAAGGGTGCCCCACCACAGCCTGTAATGCCAACCTTCAACGTTGCCCCACCTCAGCCTGTTATGCCAACCGTCAACGATGCCCCACCTCAGCCTGTAATGCCAACCTACAAGGGTGCCCCACCACAGCCTGTAATGCCAACCTTCAACGTTGCCCCACCTCAGCCTGTAATGCCAACCAACAACACTGCCCCACCACAGCCTGTCATTCCAACATACAACGGTGCCCCACCACAGCCTGTAATGCCAACCTACAACGTTGCCCGACCTCAGCCTCTAATGCCAACCTACAACGATGCCCCACCACAGTCTCCGGTAATGATGGTGACGCGAAACACCAGCAGCTCCCCTTTACAGACTGAGAGCTACAACTATGAAGGTCCTCTGCCTCCCCTTGCTGTGCCAGTTCACTTCGCTTTAGACATGCTAAATGAGATGGAGGAGCAAGTTGGG TATGAAGACATCGAGGCCAGTAATGGGAATCCTGAGCAAGGAGTGTCTCACCCATGTTCTTGTTGTAGAAAGGTTGACTCCCTTCAGGTCACTGTGCAAGAACTTCAATTACAG GTGAAGTCACTTGAGAGACTGGTTGAGAGGTCGCAAAGCACAGCCCCAAGGGTCCAGACCCCGACCAGACCAATCCCAGTACGACAACACCTTCAGGCCATTCAAGATGGCAACCTTTCAACAGAG GAGAAGATTAAGGCAGCCATCCAACATGAACCAAGGGAAGCAAAAGCCCTTCAGAGAGCCATGCGGGCCATCTTTTCACCTCAACAGCTCGTCTCTTGTTCTATGAAGGGGGCCTTCACTTGCAGACATGGGGCGCCAAGACCTGGGCTACCACATGAAGACACTGCTATCATTATTG aacaAGTCAGCCAGAAATATGGAACCTCTATCCCAGAAGTAGAAAAGAAATTTAGGTCAGCCCTCCACAGACTTTCGGGAGCCTATAAGGGAACTCAGACGgtgtttaaatgttga
- the LOC127881147 gene encoding zinc finger protein 862-like isoform X1, with amino-acid sequence MSFLRFYDGAKPGKKGKLTDDKKKEKAKEYESRRVERSFQSKWKNERDWLEYDEETKTMFCTCCRANSQFRSVSVKGNTFVEGSCNFRHSAIVDHEKSTPHEKALRMSKTTPLTPSELKTTEAGNALKMLQAAERNKLCYLFRNVHAIAKNNRPISDYKWLCELDIAKQIEIGSTYINDHAAVNFIHHIAKVELSHTEKQCKAVPFLSFLMDGTTDISGSEQETLYLRYSKTGNVTERFLNTSSPKSTTSADLYDHVIDVLKQTNIDKDKLVGMGTDGASNMTGSRTGLSTLMKQRINSELVNVHCLSHRLELAFRDAIKKNKQYEKLMTFLIGVHYFYKKSHKQKTGLLTAISTIGKGVLPPKVTGTRWLPHLFRSVTALLKTFQALEIHLATASHGNPKAEGLYKLMTDINLLAFCIFLLDALDPAMRLSLKLQRSDVTLCDSLCWIESTMEILQEKKGRYCSHRSILKFAMK; translated from the exons ATGTCGTTTTTACGCTTTTATGATGGCGCAAAGCCAGGTAAGAAAGGTAAGCTAACCGACgataagaaaaaagaaaaagcgAAAGAGTACGAGTCTCGAAGGGTGGAAAGATCTTTCCAATCAAAATGGAAAAATGAAAGAGACTGGCTTGAATACGACGAAGAAACGAAAACAATGTTTTGCACTTGCTGTAGGGCAAATTCACAATTCAGGTCAGTGTCTGTGAAAGGGAATACTTTCGTAGAAGGCAGCTGTAATTTTCGGCATTCGGCAATCGTTGATCATGAAAAGTCAACACCCCATGAGAAAGCTCTACGCATGTCAAAAACAACGCCATTGACGCCTTCAGAATTGAAAACTACCGAAGCTGGAAATGCCTTGAAAATGTTGCAGGCGGCAGAGCGTAACAAACTGTGTTACCTGTTTAGAAACGTTCATGCCATAGCAAAGAACAACAGACCAATTTCCGATTATAAGTGGTTATGTGAATTAGATATTGCTAAACAAATTGAAATTGGATCAACATATATAAACGATCATGCAGCAGTGAATTTTATCCATCACATTGCTAAGGTTGAACTCTCTCACACAGAAAAACAATGTAAAGCTGTTCCTTTTCTGTCTTTTCTGATGGACGGAACTACAGACATCTCGGGATCTGAGCAAGAAACATTGTATTTACGGTATTCCAAAACTGGCAATGTAACCGAGAGGTTTCTGAATACAAGTTCCCCGAAATCAACAACATCTGCAGACCTGTATGACCACGTAATTGATGTgctcaaacaaacaaatattgacaaag ACAAACTTGTGGGCATGGGTACTGATGGTGCTTCCAACATGACGGGTTCTCGTACAGGATTATCAACTTTGATGAAACAAAGAATAAATTCTGAACTAGTCAATGTTCATTGCTTATCGCATAGACTGGAATTAGCCTTCAGAGATGCCATTAAGAAAAACAAGCAGTATGAAAAGCTTATGACATTTCTCATTGGCGTACATTATTTCTACAAGAAAAGTCACAAACAAAAAACTGGCCTTCTCACAGCTATCTCCACTATCGGCAAGGGAGTGCTTCCACCTAAAGTTACAGGAACCAGGTGGCTACCTCACCTCTTCAGATCAGTTACAGCGCTTCTCAAGACTTTTCAGGCATTAGAAATCCACCTTGCGACTGCCAGTCATGGAAATCCTAAAGCAGAAGGTCTATACAAGCTGATGACAGATATAAATCTGTTAGCGTTCTGTATCTTTCTACTG GATGCACTGGACCCAGCGATGAGGCTTTCCCTCAAGCTCCAAAGATCTGATGTGACGCTCTGTGATAGCCTGTGCTGGATTGAAAGCACAATGGAAATTCTACAAGAAAAGAAAGGAAGGTACTGTAGTCACCGTTCAATATTAAAATTTgccatgaaataa